A single genomic interval of Fusarium verticillioides 7600 chromosome 8, whole genome shotgun sequence harbors:
- a CDS encoding DNA helicase INO80 translates to MDQNGYNSSVLQRPPQREDGGDDDRDSRPHHHHHHHHHHHHHNNRRDGDSAGPGPIVGETATASSNAGGANVHQHSTFSLRSPKSEYRPPPFTSPNGHSHSHSHSHSHQNTPSAGHSLQSPPRPALPNPYMSSSTGAPGGPVAPSLPPPVGLNSSSPGSSAAGLHQQQHHRQPPAPPPAGPPPVSPLHPPVAYYPPGSNHDIYIPRETKPASRGFYDPTTDTTKERRVSDAATPGASWHNANANANAPPVGTPKTHDSYPYSQSAEQGTPSYYNGSYTSPRGPSYSRPRSPASHSHQNPPAGSLSPPGRQPLLASPSARHGATANMTSTTNGASALTPYKSDLAAPSPPKPASASTSRANPMSFDSILSSSEPARKPKEQSPLISREAEVEIKQERDSKRDREPKRDSREPKQTKRSLEPEADHDTEVEKDVETEPEPFPGRDKERDPPAKKRGGRKSTKGRASDIRDAATPKNGRRLSIKKESPTPRLPAKRQANGLPKPKTWSAEMEKKIQNAETQIDNRASNLEPDEFDQQQYKERAQKRRRVMDQLDLEHGLSRRTAFATSTGKKLVLHAELGKRRYDDVFYDEALHEVREQEVYAEKERKKDMQRKRRREKSMAVTMEQKEAALARAEAAEDETERQKHLRDAERASKKAQQTKLILQKGIKGPARNLELNLEGGTMSSFQASDVESGEAGTPSGKRKGKGRSGPRLKKSKEQKQAEKDSAEAAQAALDAGEELPTKEENRVRIKIKKTKKDPSAETEKDKDDGDKTEDEPVEKKSKKSKDKDKEKVDDIPDNEKRFMSKGYNQIYDQIWRDMARKDVNKTFKLAVDSYATKASNLKKTAILASKEAKRWQLRTNKGTKDLQARAKRVMRDMMGFWKRNEREERDLRKAAEKQEIENARKEEADREAARQKRKLNFLISQTELYSHFIGKKIKTDEVERSTDNPDVAKDAHQIDQQKLDIDEPTGPVTGKVTNFENLDFEEGSEEALRAAAMANAQNAIAEAQKKARDFNNQGLDMDEEGEMNFQNPTGLGDVEIEQPKLINAQLKEYQLKGLNWLVNLYEQGINGILADEMGLGKTVQSISVMAYLAEKHDIWGPFLVVAPASTLHNWQQEIAKFVPEFKILPYWGGANDRKVLRKFWDRKHTTYRKDAPFHVCVTSYQLVVSDVAYFQKMRWQYMILDEAQAIKSSQSSRWKALLNFHCRNRLLLTGTPIQNNMQELWALLHFIMPSLFDSHDEFSEWFSKDIESHAQSNTKLNEDQLKRLHMILKPFMLRRVKKHVQKELGDKIEMDIFCDLTYRQRAYYSNLRNQINIMDLVEKATMGDDQDSGTLMNLVMQFRKVCNHPDLFERAEVNSPFACAYFAETASFVREGSEVAVGYSSRNLIEYELPRLIWRNGGRINKAGPDSQVAGWKNRALNHMMNVWSPDNIRESCDGPKAFSWLRFADTSPYEAYEATHQSLIVRAAKELQKRDRLGYMNVAYTDTEDQNYTPAHALFQIQARQNRKPLADITSEGVLTQLMNVAQSDYNESGLGRLEPAGRPRASAPPIQVSCRSWGSETERSEALFNAPIRKILYGPTFFEEKALVEKKLPMELWPTREMLPKPDHEKKGFTNISVPSMRRFVTDSGKLAKLDELLFKLKSEGHRVLLYFQMTRMIDMMEEYLTYRNYKYCRLDGSTKLEDRRDTVHDFQTRPEIFIFLLSTRAGGLGINLTSADTVIFYDSDWNPTIDSQAMDRAHRLGQTKQVTVYRLITRGTIEERIRKRAMQKEEVQRVVIQGGGASVDFSGRRAPENRNRDIAMWLADDEQAEMIERREKELLESGELEKQQKKKGGKRRKAENTASLDEMYHEGEGNFDDGSKGLSGTATPATAATPGDSDSKGKKGRKGTKRAKTAKQRLAIADGMME, encoded by the exons ATGGATCAGAACGGCTATAACTCCTCGGTGCTGCAGCGGCCACcacaaagagaagatggtggagatgacGACCGAGACTCCCGCccgcatcaccatcatcatcaccaccatcatcaccatcaccacaACAATAGGCGCGACGGTGACTCAGCTGGACCTGGGCCTATAGTGGGAGAAACGGCGACAGCCTCATCGAATGCAGGCGGCGCGAATGTGCATCAGCACTCCACCTTTAGTCTACGCTCACCCAAGTCAGAATACCGTCCTCCTCCCTTTACATCTCCCAACGGCCATAGCCATAGTCATAGCCATAGCCACAGCCATCAAAACACCCCAAGTGCCGGCCATTCCCTTCAATCCCCGCCTCGTCCAGCATTGCCCAATCCCTACATGTCATCGTCCACGGGCGCACCCGGCGGCCCCGTCGCTCCATCACTTCCACCTCCTGTAggcctcaactcatcatcacctggaTCATCAGCTGCAGGacttcatcagcagcagcatcatcgtcaacctccAGCACCACCGCCTGCTGGTCCTCCGCCCGTGTCGCCGCTGCACCCTCCTGTTGCATATTACCCTCCCGGGTCGAACCACGACATTTATATACCGCGTGAAACCAAACCTGCATCGCGAGGTTTTTACGACCCTACAACTGATACAACAAAGGAACGTCGAGTTTCTGACGCGGCGACGCCTGGAGCCTCCTGGcacaacgccaacgccaacgccaacgcgCCCCCGGTTGGCACTCCAAAG ACTCACGATTCGTACCCTTATTCGCAATCTGCCGAACAAGGTACTCCTTCATATTACAACGGCTCTTACACGTCTCCACGAGGTCCATCATATAGTCGGCCGCGAAGTCCAGCATCGCATTCGCATCAGAACCCCCCAGCTGGTTCTCTTAGCCCTCCGGGGCGACAACCTCTACTCGCTTCTCCAAGTGCGAGACATGGTGCTACAGCCAACATGACTTCTACTACTAATGGGGCTTCTGCCCTTACACCTTACAAGTCTGATCTCGCAGCTCCATCACCTCCAAAGCCGGCATCGGCAAGC ACATCGAGGGCAAACCCAATGTCTTTTGACAGCATCCTCTCCAGCTCTGAGCCCGCTCGAAAACCCAAAGAACAATCGCCTCTGATTTCACGAGAAGCCGAAGTAGAAATCAAGCAAGAGCGAGATTCCAAACGTGATCGAGAACCGAAGCGCGACTCGCGGGAACCCAAACAGACAAAACGCTCCCTAGAACCTGAAGCGGATCACGACACAGAGGTTGAAAAAGATGTCGAGACTGAGCCCGAACCTTTTCCTGgcagagacaaagaaagagaccCCCCTGCCAAGAAACGAGGAGGCCGGAAGTCAACAAAAGGCCGTGCTTCTGATATTCGAGATGCCGCTACGCCCAAGAATGGTCGCAGATTATCAATTAAGAAGGAATCGCCAACACCTCGACTTCCCGCCAAGCGACAAGCAAATGGCCTGCCCAAGCCAAAGACTTGGTCAgcagagatggagaagaagattcaGAACGCCGAGACACAGATTGACAACAGGGCTTCAAATCTGGAACCCGATGAATTTGATCAGCAGCAATACAAGGAGCGAGCTCAGAAGCGACGACGTGTAATGGATCAACTCGACCTGGAACACGGTCTCTCCCGGCGTACCGCTTTTGCAACTTCAACCGGCAAGAAGCTCGTACTCCACGCAGAGCTCGGTAAACGACGCTACGACGATGTGTTTTACGACGAAGCGCTACATGAGGTCcgtgaacaagaagtttACGCCGAAAAGGAGCGTAAGAAGGATATGCAGCGCAAGCGACGTCGTGAGAAGTCAATGGCTGTTACCATGGAGcagaaagaagcagctctAGCTCGtgccgaggctgctgaagacgAAACCGAACGGCAGAAACATCTTCGAGATGCTGAACGCGCCAGTAAGAAGGCGCAGCAGACGAAACTCATTCTCCAGAAGGGTATCAAGGGTCCTGCCCGTAATTTGGAGCTTAACCTGGAGGGTGGCACCATGTCTTCATTCCAGGCTTCCGATGtggaatctggggaagccGGCACGCCATCTGGCAAGCGAAAGGGCAAGGGCCGTAGCGGACCTCGTCTCAAGAAGTCTAAGGAACAAAAGCAAGCCGAAAAGGATTCTGCCGAAGCCGCTCAGGCCGCTCTTGATGCCGGAGAGGAACTACCaaccaaagaagagaaccGCGTTCgaatcaagatcaagaaaacCAAGAAGGATCCTTCTGCTGAGACagagaaagacaaggacgaTGGCGATAAGACCGAGGACGAGCCtgtcgagaagaaaagcaagaagagcaaagacaaagacaaggagaaggtcgaTGACATCCCAGACAACGAGAAACGGTTCATGTCCAAGGGCTACAACCAAATTTACGATCAGATTTGGCGAGACATGGCTCGTAAAGATGTCAACAAGACCTTCAAGCTTGCCGTGGACTCTTATGCCACAAAAGCCTCAAATCTCAAAAAGACAGCCATCCTGGCATCGAAGGAAGCAAAGCGCTGGCAACTACGGACAAACAAGGGCACCAaagatctccaagctcgAGCAAAGCGTGTTATGCGtgacatgatgggctttTGGAAGCGTAACgagcgagaagaacgagatctccgcaaggctgctgagaagcaggagatCGAGAATGcccgaaaagaagaagctgatcgTGAAGCCGCCCGTCAAAAGAGAAAGCTTAACTTCCTTATCTCGCAGACTGAGCTGTACTCTCACTTCATCGGCAAGAAGATTAAGACTGATGAGGTGGAACGAAGTACCGATAACCCGGATGTCGCCAAGGACGCCCATCAGATTGACCAGCAGAAACTCGACATCGATGAACCGACAGGACCAGTTACTGGTAAGGTTACCAActtcgagaaccttgactttgaggaggGCAGCGAAGAGGCTCTCCGTGCTGCTGCTATGGCCAACGCTCAGAATGCCATCGCCGAagcccagaagaaggctcgtGACTTCAATAACCAGGGTCTTGACATGGATGAAGAGGGCGAGATGAACTTCCAGAACCCTACGGGTTTGGgcgatgtcgagatcgaaCAACCGAAGCTTATCAATGCCCAACTCAAGGAATACCagctcaagggtctcaaCTGGCTTGTCAATTTATACGAGCAGGGTATCAACGGTATTTTGGCAGATGAAATGGGTCTCGGAAAGACTGTCCAGTCCATCTCCGTCATGGCTTatcttgctgagaagcacGATATTTGGGGACCCttccttgttgttgctcCTGCTTCTACTCTCCACAACTGGCAGCAGGAAATCGCCAAGTTCGTCCCCGAGTTCAAGATTCTACCCTACTGGGGTGGCGCCAATGATCGAAAGGTTCTCCGAAAGTTCTGGGATCGTAAGCATACGACATACCGAAAAGACGCTCCTTTCCACGTTTGTGTTACCTCGTATCAGCTGGTTGTCTCTGATGTGGCCTACTTCCAGAAAATGAGATGGCAATACATgattcttgatgaagctcaagccatcaagagcTCTCAAAGTTCTCGATGGAAAGCATTGCTCAACTTCCACTGCCGAAACCGCTTGCTTCTCACTGGTACACCCATCCAGAACAACATGCAAGAACTTTGGGCACTTCTGCATTTCATCATGCCATCGCTCTTCGACTCACACGACGAGTTCAGCGAATGGTTCTCCAAGGATATTGAGTCTCACGCACAAAGTaataccaagctcaatgaGGACCAGCTCAAGCGTCTGCACATGATTCTTAAGCCTTTCATGCTTCGTCGTGTCAAGAAGCATGTGCAGAAGGAGCTCGGcgacaagattgagatggatatctTCTGTGATCTCACCTACAGACAACGCGCGTATTACAGTAATCTTCGAAACCAGATTAACATTATGGATCTCGTCGAAAAGGCTACCATGGGCGACGACCAGGATTCAGGTACActgatgaacttggtcaTGCAGTTCCGAAAGGTCTGTAACCATCCCGATCTCTTCGAGCGCGCTGAGGTCAACTCGCCATTTGCTTGCGCCTACTTTGCCGAGACCGCGTCGTTTGTCCGTGAGGGTAGCGAAGTTGCCGTGGGTTACTCGAGTCGCAACTTGATCGAATACGAGCTTCCTCGCCTTAtctggagaaatggaggCCGAATCAACAAGGCAGGCCCGGATAGTCAGGTTGCCGGCTGGAAGAACCGGGCACTGAACCACATGATGAATGTCTGGAGCCCAGACAACATCCGCGAGAGCTGTGATGGACCAAAGGCATTCTCATGGCTTAGGTTTGCTGACACCTCTCCCTACGAGGCTTATGAGGCCACGCACCAAAGCTTGATTGTCCGAGCTGCCAAGGAGCTTCAGAAACGCGACAGACTTGGATACATGAATGTTGCCTACACGGATACTGAAGACCAGAACTATACTCCTGCTCATGCCCTTTTCCAGATTCAGGCGCGACAGAACCGAAAGCCCCTGGCGGACATTACCAGTGAAGGTGTCTTGACCCAGTTGATGAACGTTGCCCAATCAGACTATAATGAGTCTGGTCTCGGCCGCCTGGAACCTGCTGGTAGACCCCGCGCTTCAGCGCCTCCAATCCAGGTGTCTTGCCGCAGTTGGGGCTCTGAGACCGAACGTAGCGAAGCCTTGTTTAACGCACCAATTCGAAAGATCCTCTATGGCCCTACCttctttgaggagaaggctctcgtggagaagaagcttccCATGGAGTTATGGCCCACGCGTGAGATGCTGCCTAAGCCTgatcatgagaagaagggtttcaccaacatctcTGTTCCTTCCATGCGGCGCTTTGTTACTGACAGTGGCAAGCTGGCTAAGCTTGATGAACTGCTGTTCAAACTCAAGAGCGAGGGCCATCGTGTACTCCTCTACTTCCAGATGACTCGCATGATCGACATGATGGAAGAGTACTTGACTTACCGCAACTACAAGTACTGCCGACTGGATGGTTCTACCAAGCTGGAAGATCGACGAGACACCGTGCACGACTTCCAGACCCGTCCTGAAATCTTCATTTTCCTTCTGTCTACTCGcgctggtggtcttggtatcAACCTTACATCCGCCGATACTGTCATCTTCTACGACTCCGATTGGAACCCCACAATCGATTCGCAAGCCATGGATCGAGCGCATCGTCTGGGTCAGACCAAGCAGGTCACAGTCTATCGTCTCATCACGCGCGGCACAATCGAAGAGCGCATTCGTAAGAGAGCAATgcagaaggaagaggttcAACGTGTCGTCATCCAGGGTGGTGGTGCAAGCGTTGATTTCTCTGGCCGTCGTGCTCCCGAGAACCGCAACCGTGATATTGCTATGTGGCTTGCCGACGACGAACAAGCTGAGATGATCGAGCGTCGTGAAAAGGAGCTCCTCGAGTCAggcgagcttgagaagcagcagaagaagaagggtggcAAGCGACGCAAGGCCGAGAACACGGCTAGCCTGGATGAGATGTATCATGAAG GCGAGGGTAACTTTGACGATGGATCCAAGGGCCTATCTGGTACAGCAACGCCAGCTACCGCAGCCACACCtggcgacagcgacagcaaaggcaaaaagGGTAGAAAGGGGACAAAGCGAGCCAAGACGGCGAAGCAAAGGTTAGCGATTGCTGATGGTATGATGGAGTAA
- a CDS encoding DNA helicase INO80, with product MTSTTNGASALTPYKSDLAAPSPPKPASASTSRANPMSFDSILSSSEPARKPKEQSPLISREAEVEIKQERDSKRDREPKRDSREPKQTKRSLEPEADHDTEVEKDVETEPEPFPGRDKERDPPAKKRGGRKSTKGRASDIRDAATPKNGRRLSIKKESPTPRLPAKRQANGLPKPKTWSAEMEKKIQNAETQIDNRASNLEPDEFDQQQYKERAQKRRRVMDQLDLEHGLSRRTAFATSTGKKLVLHAELGKRRYDDVFYDEALHEVREQEVYAEKERKKDMQRKRRREKSMAVTMEQKEAALARAEAAEDETERQKHLRDAERASKKAQQTKLILQKGIKGPARNLELNLEGGTMSSFQASDVESGEAGTPSGKRKGKGRSGPRLKKSKEQKQAEKDSAEAAQAALDAGEELPTKEENRVRIKIKKTKKDPSAETEKDKDDGDKTEDEPVEKKSKKSKDKDKEKVDDIPDNEKRFMSKGYNQIYDQIWRDMARKDVNKTFKLAVDSYATKASNLKKTAILASKEAKRWQLRTNKGTKDLQARAKRVMRDMMGFWKRNEREERDLRKAAEKQEIENARKEEADREAARQKRKLNFLISQTELYSHFIGKKIKTDEVERSTDNPDVAKDAHQIDQQKLDIDEPTGPVTGKVTNFENLDFEEGSEEALRAAAMANAQNAIAEAQKKARDFNNQGLDMDEEGEMNFQNPTGLGDVEIEQPKLINAQLKEYQLKGLNWLVNLYEQGINGILADEMGLGKTVQSISVMAYLAEKHDIWGPFLVVAPASTLHNWQQEIAKFVPEFKILPYWGGANDRKVLRKFWDRKHTTYRKDAPFHVCVTSYQLVVSDVAYFQKMRWQYMILDEAQAIKSSQSSRWKALLNFHCRNRLLLTGTPIQNNMQELWALLHFIMPSLFDSHDEFSEWFSKDIESHAQSNTKLNEDQLKRLHMILKPFMLRRVKKHVQKELGDKIEMDIFCDLTYRQRAYYSNLRNQINIMDLVEKATMGDDQDSGTLMNLVMQFRKVCNHPDLFERAEVNSPFACAYFAETASFVREGSEVAVGYSSRNLIEYELPRLIWRNGGRINKAGPDSQVAGWKNRALNHMMNVWSPDNIRESCDGPKAFSWLRFADTSPYEAYEATHQSLIVRAAKELQKRDRLGYMNVAYTDTEDQNYTPAHALFQIQARQNRKPLADITSEGVLTQLMNVAQSDYNESGLGRLEPAGRPRASAPPIQVSCRSWGSETERSEALFNAPIRKILYGPTFFEEKALVEKKLPMELWPTREMLPKPDHEKKGFTNISVPSMRRFVTDSGKLAKLDELLFKLKSEGHRVLLYFQMTRMIDMMEEYLTYRNYKYCRLDGSTKLEDRRDTVHDFQTRPEIFIFLLSTRAGGLGINLTSADTVIFYDSDWNPTIDSQAMDRAHRLGQTKQVTVYRLITRGTIEERIRKRAMQKEEVQRVVIQGGGASVDFSGRRAPENRNRDIAMWLADDEQAEMIERREKELLESGELEKQQKKKGGKRRKAENTASLDEMYHEGEGNFDDGSKGLSGTATPATAATPGDSDSKGKKGRKGTKRAKTAKQRLAIADGMME from the exons ATGACTTCTACTACTAATGGGGCTTCTGCCCTTACACCTTACAAGTCTGATCTCGCAGCTCCATCACCTCCAAAGCCGGCATCGGCAAGC ACATCGAGGGCAAACCCAATGTCTTTTGACAGCATCCTCTCCAGCTCTGAGCCCGCTCGAAAACCCAAAGAACAATCGCCTCTGATTTCACGAGAAGCCGAAGTAGAAATCAAGCAAGAGCGAGATTCCAAACGTGATCGAGAACCGAAGCGCGACTCGCGGGAACCCAAACAGACAAAACGCTCCCTAGAACCTGAAGCGGATCACGACACAGAGGTTGAAAAAGATGTCGAGACTGAGCCCGAACCTTTTCCTGgcagagacaaagaaagagaccCCCCTGCCAAGAAACGAGGAGGCCGGAAGTCAACAAAAGGCCGTGCTTCTGATATTCGAGATGCCGCTACGCCCAAGAATGGTCGCAGATTATCAATTAAGAAGGAATCGCCAACACCTCGACTTCCCGCCAAGCGACAAGCAAATGGCCTGCCCAAGCCAAAGACTTGGTCAgcagagatggagaagaagattcaGAACGCCGAGACACAGATTGACAACAGGGCTTCAAATCTGGAACCCGATGAATTTGATCAGCAGCAATACAAGGAGCGAGCTCAGAAGCGACGACGTGTAATGGATCAACTCGACCTGGAACACGGTCTCTCCCGGCGTACCGCTTTTGCAACTTCAACCGGCAAGAAGCTCGTACTCCACGCAGAGCTCGGTAAACGACGCTACGACGATGTGTTTTACGACGAAGCGCTACATGAGGTCcgtgaacaagaagtttACGCCGAAAAGGAGCGTAAGAAGGATATGCAGCGCAAGCGACGTCGTGAGAAGTCAATGGCTGTTACCATGGAGcagaaagaagcagctctAGCTCGtgccgaggctgctgaagacgAAACCGAACGGCAGAAACATCTTCGAGATGCTGAACGCGCCAGTAAGAAGGCGCAGCAGACGAAACTCATTCTCCAGAAGGGTATCAAGGGTCCTGCCCGTAATTTGGAGCTTAACCTGGAGGGTGGCACCATGTCTTCATTCCAGGCTTCCGATGtggaatctggggaagccGGCACGCCATCTGGCAAGCGAAAGGGCAAGGGCCGTAGCGGACCTCGTCTCAAGAAGTCTAAGGAACAAAAGCAAGCCGAAAAGGATTCTGCCGAAGCCGCTCAGGCCGCTCTTGATGCCGGAGAGGAACTACCaaccaaagaagagaaccGCGTTCgaatcaagatcaagaaaacCAAGAAGGATCCTTCTGCTGAGACagagaaagacaaggacgaTGGCGATAAGACCGAGGACGAGCCtgtcgagaagaaaagcaagaagagcaaagacaaagacaaggagaaggtcgaTGACATCCCAGACAACGAGAAACGGTTCATGTCCAAGGGCTACAACCAAATTTACGATCAGATTTGGCGAGACATGGCTCGTAAAGATGTCAACAAGACCTTCAAGCTTGCCGTGGACTCTTATGCCACAAAAGCCTCAAATCTCAAAAAGACAGCCATCCTGGCATCGAAGGAAGCAAAGCGCTGGCAACTACGGACAAACAAGGGCACCAaagatctccaagctcgAGCAAAGCGTGTTATGCGtgacatgatgggctttTGGAAGCGTAACgagcgagaagaacgagatctccgcaaggctgctgagaagcaggagatCGAGAATGcccgaaaagaagaagctgatcgTGAAGCCGCCCGTCAAAAGAGAAAGCTTAACTTCCTTATCTCGCAGACTGAGCTGTACTCTCACTTCATCGGCAAGAAGATTAAGACTGATGAGGTGGAACGAAGTACCGATAACCCGGATGTCGCCAAGGACGCCCATCAGATTGACCAGCAGAAACTCGACATCGATGAACCGACAGGACCAGTTACTGGTAAGGTTACCAActtcgagaaccttgactttgaggaggGCAGCGAAGAGGCTCTCCGTGCTGCTGCTATGGCCAACGCTCAGAATGCCATCGCCGAagcccagaagaaggctcgtGACTTCAATAACCAGGGTCTTGACATGGATGAAGAGGGCGAGATGAACTTCCAGAACCCTACGGGTTTGGgcgatgtcgagatcgaaCAACCGAAGCTTATCAATGCCCAACTCAAGGAATACCagctcaagggtctcaaCTGGCTTGTCAATTTATACGAGCAGGGTATCAACGGTATTTTGGCAGATGAAATGGGTCTCGGAAAGACTGTCCAGTCCATCTCCGTCATGGCTTatcttgctgagaagcacGATATTTGGGGACCCttccttgttgttgctcCTGCTTCTACTCTCCACAACTGGCAGCAGGAAATCGCCAAGTTCGTCCCCGAGTTCAAGATTCTACCCTACTGGGGTGGCGCCAATGATCGAAAGGTTCTCCGAAAGTTCTGGGATCGTAAGCATACGACATACCGAAAAGACGCTCCTTTCCACGTTTGTGTTACCTCGTATCAGCTGGTTGTCTCTGATGTGGCCTACTTCCAGAAAATGAGATGGCAATACATgattcttgatgaagctcaagccatcaagagcTCTCAAAGTTCTCGATGGAAAGCATTGCTCAACTTCCACTGCCGAAACCGCTTGCTTCTCACTGGTACACCCATCCAGAACAACATGCAAGAACTTTGGGCACTTCTGCATTTCATCATGCCATCGCTCTTCGACTCACACGACGAGTTCAGCGAATGGTTCTCCAAGGATATTGAGTCTCACGCACAAAGTaataccaagctcaatgaGGACCAGCTCAAGCGTCTGCACATGATTCTTAAGCCTTTCATGCTTCGTCGTGTCAAGAAGCATGTGCAGAAGGAGCTCGGcgacaagattgagatggatatctTCTGTGATCTCACCTACAGACAACGCGCGTATTACAGTAATCTTCGAAACCAGATTAACATTATGGATCTCGTCGAAAAGGCTACCATGGGCGACGACCAGGATTCAGGTACActgatgaacttggtcaTGCAGTTCCGAAAGGTCTGTAACCATCCCGATCTCTTCGAGCGCGCTGAGGTCAACTCGCCATTTGCTTGCGCCTACTTTGCCGAGACCGCGTCGTTTGTCCGTGAGGGTAGCGAAGTTGCCGTGGGTTACTCGAGTCGCAACTTGATCGAATACGAGCTTCCTCGCCTTAtctggagaaatggaggCCGAATCAACAAGGCAGGCCCGGATAGTCAGGTTGCCGGCTGGAAGAACCGGGCACTGAACCACATGATGAATGTCTGGAGCCCAGACAACATCCGCGAGAGCTGTGATGGACCAAAGGCATTCTCATGGCTTAGGTTTGCTGACACCTCTCCCTACGAGGCTTATGAGGCCACGCACCAAAGCTTGATTGTCCGAGCTGCCAAGGAGCTTCAGAAACGCGACAGACTTGGATACATGAATGTTGCCTACACGGATACTGAAGACCAGAACTATACTCCTGCTCATGCCCTTTTCCAGATTCAGGCGCGACAGAACCGAAAGCCCCTGGCGGACATTACCAGTGAAGGTGTCTTGACCCAGTTGATGAACGTTGCCCAATCAGACTATAATGAGTCTGGTCTCGGCCGCCTGGAACCTGCTGGTAGACCCCGCGCTTCAGCGCCTCCAATCCAGGTGTCTTGCCGCAGTTGGGGCTCTGAGACCGAACGTAGCGAAGCCTTGTTTAACGCACCAATTCGAAAGATCCTCTATGGCCCTACCttctttgaggagaaggctctcgtggagaagaagcttccCATGGAGTTATGGCCCACGCGTGAGATGCTGCCTAAGCCTgatcatgagaagaagggtttcaccaacatctcTGTTCCTTCCATGCGGCGCTTTGTTACTGACAGTGGCAAGCTGGCTAAGCTTGATGAACTGCTGTTCAAACTCAAGAGCGAGGGCCATCGTGTACTCCTCTACTTCCAGATGACTCGCATGATCGACATGATGGAAGAGTACTTGACTTACCGCAACTACAAGTACTGCCGACTGGATGGTTCTACCAAGCTGGAAGATCGACGAGACACCGTGCACGACTTCCAGACCCGTCCTGAAATCTTCATTTTCCTTCTGTCTACTCGcgctggtggtcttggtatcAACCTTACATCCGCCGATACTGTCATCTTCTACGACTCCGATTGGAACCCCACAATCGATTCGCAAGCCATGGATCGAGCGCATCGTCTGGGTCAGACCAAGCAGGTCACAGTCTATCGTCTCATCACGCGCGGCACAATCGAAGAGCGCATTCGTAAGAGAGCAATgcagaaggaagaggttcAACGTGTCGTCATCCAGGGTGGTGGTGCAAGCGTTGATTTCTCTGGCCGTCGTGCTCCCGAGAACCGCAACCGTGATATTGCTATGTGGCTTGCCGACGACGAACAAGCTGAGATGATCGAGCGTCGTGAAAAGGAGCTCCTCGAGTCAggcgagcttgagaagcagcagaagaagaagggtggcAAGCGACGCAAGGCCGAGAACACGGCTAGCCTGGATGAGATGTATCATGAAG GCGAGGGTAACTTTGACGATGGATCCAAGGGCCTATCTGGTACAGCAACGCCAGCTACCGCAGCCACACCtggcgacagcgacagcaaaggcaaaaagGGTAGAAAGGGGACAAAGCGAGCCAAGACGGCGAAGCAAAGGTTAGCGATTGCTGATGGTATGATGGAGTAA